Proteins encoded by one window of Methanomassiliicoccus luminyensis B10:
- a CDS encoding NADH-quinone oxidoreductase subunit B family protein, with protein sequence MITSREARSPWILHFDTGSCNGCDIEIWALLTPRYDIERFGMLNKGNPKHADVLLVTGPVNKKSAERLRRLYEQMPDPKVVVACGNCASTGAPFADCYNVCGGVDQVIPVDIYVPGCAARPEALIDGVVAALAKWRERNETNEEVKA encoded by the coding sequence ATGATCACAAGCAGAGAAGCCCGCTCGCCGTGGATACTGCATTTCGACACCGGGTCCTGCAACGGCTGCGATATCGAGATATGGGCGCTGCTGACGCCCCGATACGACATCGAGAGGTTCGGCATGCTCAACAAGGGCAACCCCAAGCACGCCGATGTGCTGCTGGTCACGGGCCCGGTGAACAAGAAGAGCGCCGAGAGGCTGCGCCGGCTGTACGAGCAGATGCCCGACCCCAAGGTCGTGGTGGCGTGCGGGAACTGCGCCTCCACCGGGGCGCCCTTCGCGGACTGCTACAACGTGTGCGGCGGGGTCGACCAGGTCATCCCCGTGGACATCTACGTCCCCGGCTGCGCCGCCCGCCCAGAGGCATTGATCGACGGAGTGGTGGCAGCGCTGGCGAAGTGGAGGGAACGTAACGAGACAAATGAGGAGGTCAAGGCATGA
- a CDS encoding hydrogenase large subunit, with translation MSKSTLIPFGPQHPVFLEPINLQLELDEERVVGASLNFGYAHRGMEKAMAADFRRSIYLSERICGICSFYHTSAYCQGMEAIFNVVPPERAKHVRIVMMELQRLTSHLLALGHTAEAIGYESLFMQCFRERERIMRLVNSISGNRVHYSMNTIGGVRGDISPEQGKEVLKALDDLESGFADLAAVFHRDGTIRRRMAGVGVLGADQARSYGVVGPVARASGLRQDLRLLYYEDLDFRPVVREEGDAYARTLVRVDEITQSIELVRQALGRMPEGPLLALVKGNPPPGESFTRLEAPRGEMLYYILAKGKTELERIKMKTPTFMNAAALKAMVPGCEVADIPTITVSVDPCICCTER, from the coding sequence ATGTCCAAATCGACGCTGATACCGTTCGGCCCCCAGCACCCCGTGTTCCTGGAACCCATCAACCTCCAGCTGGAGCTGGACGAGGAACGGGTGGTCGGGGCGTCACTTAACTTCGGCTACGCCCACCGGGGGATGGAGAAGGCCATGGCCGCCGATTTCAGGCGGAGCATCTACCTGAGCGAGCGCATCTGCGGCATCTGCTCGTTCTATCACACCTCGGCTTACTGCCAGGGAATGGAGGCAATATTCAACGTGGTGCCGCCGGAGAGGGCGAAGCATGTCCGGATCGTCATGATGGAGCTGCAGCGCCTGACCTCCCACCTCCTGGCGCTGGGCCACACCGCCGAGGCCATCGGGTACGAGAGCCTCTTCATGCAGTGCTTCCGCGAACGCGAGAGGATCATGAGGCTGGTGAACAGCATTTCGGGCAACCGGGTCCACTACAGCATGAACACCATCGGAGGGGTCCGCGGTGACATCTCCCCCGAGCAGGGGAAGGAGGTGCTGAAGGCCCTGGACGATCTTGAATCGGGGTTCGCTGACCTGGCCGCGGTCTTCCACAGGGACGGCACCATCCGCAGGAGGATGGCAGGGGTAGGGGTGCTTGGCGCCGACCAGGCCAGGAGCTACGGGGTGGTAGGTCCGGTGGCACGGGCCAGCGGACTGCGCCAGGACCTCCGCCTGCTCTACTATGAGGACCTTGACTTCCGCCCCGTGGTCAGGGAGGAGGGCGATGCCTACGCCCGCACCTTGGTCAGGGTGGACGAGATAACGCAGTCCATCGAGCTGGTCCGCCAGGCCCTGGGACGGATGCCGGAGGGCCCCCTCCTGGCCCTGGTCAAGGGTAACCCCCCGCCGGGGGAATCCTTCACCCGCCTGGAGGCACCCCGGGGCGAGATGTTGTACTACATCCTGGCCAAAGGGAAGACCGAGCTGGAGAGGATAAAGATGAAGACCCCCACATTCATGAACGCGGCCGCCTTGAAGGCAATGGTGCCGGGGTGCGAGGTCGCGGACATCCCTACCATCACGGTGTCGGTGGACCCGTGCATATGCTGCACGGAGAGGTGA
- a CDS encoding 4Fe-4S binding protein, whose protein sequence is MSMMSIVIKNLFSRPDTVPYPAAPADLPDSNRGGVRWDMSKCSLCGLCAKRCPTLAVAVDKKAATIELQVFRCIACGVCVDICPQDAIEMVPEYSRPGPAKDVRKYRKEPTSADRPTDR, encoded by the coding sequence ATGAGCATGATGTCGATCGTGATCAAGAACCTCTTTTCGCGGCCGGACACGGTCCCTTACCCTGCCGCCCCGGCGGACCTTCCGGACAGCAACAGGGGAGGCGTCAGGTGGGACATGTCCAAGTGCTCCCTGTGCGGCCTATGCGCCAAGCGCTGCCCCACCCTGGCGGTGGCCGTGGACAAGAAGGCCGCCACCATAGAGCTGCAGGTGTTCCGCTGCATCGCCTGCGGGGTGTGCGTGGACATCTGCCCCCAGGACGCCATCGAAATGGTCCCGGAGTATTCCAGGCCGGGGCCGGCAAAGGATGTCAGGAAGTACCGGAAGGAGCCCACCTCAGCCGATAGGCCGACAGATAGATGA
- a CDS encoding symporter small accessory protein: MFGIEDPFIILGYALSIGFAILCIAYGWLKRNEGEGSNG; this comes from the coding sequence ATGTTCGGCATCGAGGACCCCTTCATCATACTTGGCTACGCACTTTCGATAGGCTTCGCCATATTGTGTATCGCGTACGGCTGGCTGAAGAGGAACGAGGGAGAGGGGAGCAATGGTTGA
- a CDS encoding MFS transporter: MDKEPFVPTKLTLVFILLSSMLVLMGGAAVAPALPLISEAFPGTSEATVSLIITLPSLVIAFVGFFIGSLADRFGNVKVLLASLFLFSAAGVSGFFLDSMTSILVGRAFLGLALAGIMTTTTSLIILYYHGTQRTKVLGMQSAAMGLGVLALETSGGALAGINWRMPFLIYSLGMVFLVGVVFTMKEPSRQGTAPGGSHGPQKLNGPIVLACCAGIFLIELITFLLPTKIPYLVSEMAPGSSALAGILLGAMGLISAVSGFFYWRIIGRFHQMAGIAIAFTIIGGGLVLVGTSDNMALLVVAMVICGFGMGLAMPTFANWIASAVPLSTLGKVMGVYSMCLYMGQFLSSLAAVPLYGITGSYSGLFAVMGIVSVVLAVIYLSAYRLRWAPSGTS, encoded by the coding sequence ATGGATAAGGAACCGTTCGTCCCTACCAAGCTCACTCTGGTGTTCATTCTCCTTTCATCGATGCTCGTGCTGATGGGCGGGGCGGCGGTGGCGCCGGCGCTGCCTCTGATCAGCGAGGCGTTCCCGGGCACCTCCGAGGCGACGGTCTCGCTGATCATCACCCTCCCCTCGCTGGTGATAGCGTTCGTCGGCTTCTTCATCGGCTCGTTGGCCGACCGCTTCGGCAACGTGAAGGTCCTGCTGGCGTCCCTGTTCCTGTTCTCCGCGGCCGGGGTGTCGGGGTTCTTCCTCGATTCTATGACCAGCATACTGGTGGGCCGCGCGTTCCTCGGCCTTGCCCTCGCGGGGATAATGACCACCACCACTTCGCTCATCATACTATACTATCACGGCACCCAGCGGACCAAGGTGCTGGGGATGCAGTCGGCCGCGATGGGGTTGGGGGTCCTCGCTCTGGAAACATCCGGAGGGGCCTTGGCCGGCATCAACTGGAGGATGCCTTTTCTCATCTACTCTCTGGGGATGGTGTTCCTGGTGGGGGTCGTCTTCACAATGAAGGAGCCGTCCCGGCAGGGTACTGCGCCAGGAGGCTCCCACGGCCCCCAGAAGCTCAACGGGCCGATCGTCCTGGCATGCTGCGCGGGCATATTCCTGATCGAGCTGATAACCTTCCTTCTCCCGACGAAGATCCCCTACCTGGTCTCGGAGATGGCGCCTGGCTCTTCGGCCCTGGCCGGCATCCTCCTCGGAGCGATGGGGCTGATATCCGCTGTCTCCGGCTTCTTCTATTGGAGGATCATCGGAAGATTTCACCAGATGGCCGGCATCGCCATCGCGTTCACCATCATCGGCGGGGGCCTCGTGCTCGTGGGTACCTCCGACAACATGGCGCTGCTCGTTGTTGCCATGGTAATATGCGGGTTCGGGATGGGGCTGGCCATGCCCACGTTCGCCAACTGGATCGCCAGCGCGGTGCCTCTGTCGACCCTCGGCAAGGTGATGGGCGTGTACAGCATGTGCCTCTATATGGGCCAGTTCCTGTCGTCCTTGGCGGCGGTCCCGCTCTATGGGATCACAGGATCATACAGCGGGCTGTTCGCCGTCATGGGCATCGTCAGCGTGGTACTCGCCGTCATCTATCTGTCGGCCTATCGGCTGAGGTGGGCTCCTTCCGGTACTTCCTGA
- a CDS encoding diphthine--ammonia ligase yields MRLAALYSGGKDSTFAAYLMEQQGHAVDLLVSVMPRDPHSWVFHTPNLALVPLMAAAMGKELVTVGSSGEEKDDLRALAEVLSGLDVEGVVTGAIASDYQWDRINHVCDPLGLRVFSPLWRKDQSMLMEELISAGIRAALVTVAAEGLGPSWLGREIDLASLAELRQLSGRYGMNVAGEGGEYETLTLDSPMHRKALRIVEAETEIARDGGALKVTKAVLEDKHGRT; encoded by the coding sequence ATGCGCCTAGCCGCCCTGTATTCTGGAGGTAAGGACTCCACCTTCGCCGCCTACCTGATGGAGCAGCAGGGCCACGCCGTCGACCTCCTGGTGAGCGTGATGCCCCGGGACCCCCATTCCTGGGTGTTCCACACTCCCAACCTGGCCCTGGTGCCCCTCATGGCCGCGGCCATGGGGAAGGAGCTGGTCACGGTGGGAAGTTCGGGCGAGGAGAAGGATGACCTGAGGGCCCTGGCGGAGGTGCTTTCCGGGCTCGATGTGGAGGGAGTGGTCACCGGGGCCATAGCCTCTGACTATCAGTGGGACCGCATCAACCACGTGTGCGATCCCCTGGGCCTCCGCGTCTTCTCCCCGCTGTGGCGGAAGGACCAGTCCATGCTCATGGAGGAGCTGATCAGCGCCGGGATAAGGGCGGCGCTGGTAACGGTGGCGGCCGAAGGGCTGGGGCCGTCATGGCTGGGCCGGGAGATCGACCTCGCCTCGCTCGCCGAGCTTAGGCAGCTGTCCGGACGCTACGGGATGAACGTAGCCGGGGAGGGCGGGGAGTACGAAACGCTGACGCTCGATTCCCCCATGCACCGCAAGGCCCTGCGGATCGTTGAGGCGGAGACCGAGATCGCCAGGGACGGGGGGGCGCTGAAGGTGACGAAGGCAGTATTGGAGGATAAGCATGGCAGGACATAG
- the rpiA gene encoding ribose-5-phosphate isomerase RpiA, translating into MSEKKLQAARKAVEFVKDGMVLGLGTGSTTRLAVDEIGKLVASGYKLVGIPTSIETEKQARSLGIPLTTLDQVKEIDLTIDGADEVDPRFRLIKGLGGALLREKIVAYHSKEEIIIVDDSKMVDQLGVKTPLPIEVIPFSHVRTKEAIEALGCVASLRGGDRPFVTDNGNYIYDCKFKVISEPEKIERDLNSIPGVVENGLFIGLASRVVVGTEKGAVVKERA; encoded by the coding sequence ATGAGCGAAAAGAAGCTGCAGGCCGCCCGCAAGGCGGTGGAGTTCGTGAAGGACGGCATGGTCCTGGGCCTCGGCACCGGTTCGACCACCCGTCTGGCGGTGGACGAGATCGGAAAGCTGGTCGCCAGCGGCTACAAGCTGGTCGGCATACCGACATCCATAGAGACGGAGAAGCAGGCCCGGTCGCTGGGAATACCCCTGACCACCCTGGACCAGGTGAAAGAGATCGACCTGACCATAGACGGCGCGGACGAGGTGGATCCCCGGTTCCGGCTCATCAAGGGACTGGGCGGGGCGCTGCTGCGCGAGAAGATCGTTGCATACCATTCCAAGGAAGAGATAATCATCGTGGACGATTCCAAGATGGTCGACCAGCTGGGCGTCAAGACCCCCCTTCCGATAGAGGTCATCCCGTTCAGCCACGTGCGCACCAAGGAAGCGATCGAAGCGCTGGGCTGCGTGGCCTCGCTAAGGGGAGGGGACAGGCCCTTCGTCACCGACAACGGCAACTACATCTACGACTGCAAGTTCAAGGTCATCAGCGAACCTGAGAAGATAGAGAGGGATCTCAACTCCATCCCCGGGGTCGTGGAGAACGGCCTATTCATAGGACTAGCTAGCCGCGTTGTGGTGGGGACGGAGAAAGGGGCCGTGGTGAAGGAGAGGGCCTAG
- a CDS encoding sodium:solute symporter family protein, producing the protein MVDTTVFAICAIVYLGVTMYLGYLGYKQTKGADDYMVAGRKVHPWIIGISYGATFISTSAIVGFGGIGAMYGLGVIWLTVLNIGLGILVAFILYGKRTRRIGQQLKAVTFPDLLGKRFNSPFMQYATGILILIAMPLYCAAIIIGGAWFIHTTFGLDYGLSLVGFAAITALYVVFGGLIAVLYTDAMQGLLMLVGMTVLLVLTFLAVGGVGEGFTALSNLSPQIPDNLQAGGLYDWTAMPAAGSTIWLTLVTTMVMGVGIGVLAQPQLSVRFLTAKDDRSLNRAIAVGGPFLLMMTGVAFTVGPLTNVWFWNEQGQLAVAAAGGNVDNVIPLFINSATPDLFVVMFLLVLLAAAMSTLSGIFHTMGTTAGYDLYRHIAKKDQPSKKVTQIATCVMIVASVALAFVMPANIIARATAMFMGLCACAFLPALTYALYSKRPAALPAKLSLSVGAISWFLWTVFVHAAEAGPLGICQALFGQVTLLGAPFNVIDPLIIGLPLAIIALVVGIALSTEARERATEPETA; encoded by the coding sequence ATGGTTGACACTACCGTGTTCGCGATCTGCGCCATCGTGTACCTCGGTGTCACCATGTACCTAGGATACCTGGGATACAAGCAGACCAAAGGGGCCGACGACTACATGGTCGCCGGCAGGAAGGTGCATCCCTGGATCATCGGCATTTCTTACGGGGCCACCTTCATCAGCACCTCCGCCATTGTCGGCTTCGGCGGCATAGGCGCGATGTACGGCCTGGGCGTCATCTGGCTGACGGTCCTCAATATCGGCCTGGGAATCCTGGTCGCGTTCATCCTCTATGGGAAGAGGACCAGAAGGATCGGCCAGCAGCTCAAGGCCGTTACTTTCCCGGACCTACTGGGCAAAAGGTTCAACTCCCCGTTCATGCAGTACGCCACCGGCATCCTGATCCTCATCGCCATGCCGCTCTATTGTGCGGCCATCATCATCGGCGGGGCATGGTTCATCCACACCACCTTCGGGCTTGACTACGGCCTCTCACTGGTAGGCTTTGCCGCCATCACCGCGCTGTACGTCGTCTTCGGCGGGCTCATCGCGGTCCTGTACACCGACGCGATGCAGGGCCTGCTCATGCTGGTGGGCATGACCGTGCTCCTGGTCCTCACCTTCCTGGCCGTGGGAGGGGTGGGCGAGGGCTTCACCGCCCTGTCCAATCTCTCCCCGCAGATCCCTGACAACCTGCAGGCGGGAGGGCTGTATGACTGGACCGCCATGCCTGCCGCCGGGTCCACCATATGGCTGACCCTGGTGACCACCATGGTGATGGGGGTGGGCATAGGCGTTCTGGCCCAGCCGCAGCTCAGCGTCAGGTTCCTGACCGCCAAGGACGACCGGTCCCTCAACCGGGCGATAGCGGTCGGCGGTCCCTTCCTGCTGATGATGACAGGCGTCGCGTTCACCGTGGGGCCGCTGACCAACGTGTGGTTCTGGAATGAGCAGGGGCAATTGGCCGTTGCGGCTGCCGGCGGAAACGTTGACAACGTCATTCCCCTGTTCATCAACTCGGCCACTCCGGACCTGTTCGTAGTGATGTTCCTCCTGGTGCTCCTGGCCGCGGCGATGTCCACCCTTAGCGGCATCTTCCATACTATGGGCACCACCGCCGGGTACGATCTGTACCGGCATATCGCTAAGAAAGACCAGCCGTCCAAGAAGGTGACGCAGATAGCCACCTGCGTGATGATCGTGGCCTCGGTAGCGCTCGCCTTCGTCATGCCGGCCAACATCATCGCCCGCGCGACGGCCATGTTCATGGGGCTGTGCGCCTGCGCGTTCCTGCCTGCGCTCACCTATGCGCTGTACAGCAAGAGGCCGGCGGCGCTCCCGGCCAAGCTCAGCCTTTCCGTCGGCGCCATATCCTGGTTCCTGTGGACGGTGTTCGTGCACGCCGCGGAGGCGGGGCCGTTGGGCATATGCCAGGCCCTGTTCGGGCAGGTGACCCTCCTGGGCGCACCGTTCAACGTCATCGACCCCCTGATCATCGGTCTTCCCCTGGCCATCATCGCGCTGGTGGTCGGGATCGCACTGAGCACTGAGGCCAGGGAAAGGGCGACCGAGCCGGAGACGGCTTGA
- a CDS encoding NADH-quinone oxidoreductase subunit H, translated as MTGVGELVASVVLWAAIPVLIGLLLGLDRLITARLQGRKGPSVTQPLRDLYKLLRKQGGRVHASQAAFALLSLVLQAVAALLLVTGGDALAALLISGAGSFVMVLGAFAVPSPYSHLGAHREMVQILTIEPVLLFAVLALGYVNGSFLASEMGDLMVAALPLAPVAMVPAFLIRLEKSPYDIATAHSEVVAGPYIEYSGRALGITKLAHWFELAVLFGILLLFFNQPDPLVDGAVKVAVVVAMVLATALIDNVTARSTRWGMLKLALPFGIALVALNLAVVHLIEGGMI; from the coding sequence ATGACGGGCGTAGGAGAGCTGGTCGCGTCGGTGGTCCTGTGGGCCGCCATTCCCGTCCTGATAGGCCTCCTGCTGGGGCTGGACAGGCTCATCACCGCCCGACTGCAGGGGAGGAAGGGGCCCTCCGTGACGCAGCCGCTGAGGGACCTCTACAAGCTCTTGAGGAAGCAGGGAGGCCGGGTGCACGCGTCGCAGGCGGCCTTCGCCCTCTTGTCCCTGGTGCTCCAGGCCGTCGCCGCGCTGCTGCTCGTCACCGGGGGCGATGCCCTGGCGGCGCTCCTGATCTCGGGAGCTGGCTCCTTCGTCATGGTACTGGGGGCCTTCGCGGTCCCCTCCCCATACTCCCACCTGGGGGCGCACCGGGAGATGGTGCAGATCCTGACCATCGAGCCGGTGCTGCTGTTCGCGGTGCTCGCCCTGGGGTACGTCAACGGGTCGTTCCTGGCCTCGGAGATGGGTGACCTGATGGTCGCCGCGCTGCCCCTGGCGCCGGTGGCGATGGTCCCGGCGTTCCTGATCCGCCTGGAGAAATCACCCTACGACATAGCTACCGCCCACTCCGAGGTGGTGGCCGGCCCGTATATCGAGTACTCCGGCCGGGCCTTGGGCATCACCAAGCTGGCGCACTGGTTCGAGCTGGCGGTGCTGTTCGGGATACTGCTCCTGTTCTTCAACCAGCCCGACCCGCTGGTGGACGGGGCAGTGAAGGTAGCGGTCGTTGTGGCCATGGTGCTCGCGACGGCATTGATCGATAACGTGACCGCCCGGTCGACCAGATGGGGGATGCTGAAGCTAGCGCTCCCGTTCGGTATCGCCCTGGTGGCGCTCAACCTGGCGGTGGTGCACCTGATCGAGGGAGGGATGATATGA
- a CDS encoding creatininase family protein, translated as MRLDSLSSVEFKTAMKKKPIVFLPIGGTEAHGYHLPLCTDSVQPEYVADLVSDRVGGLVAPPLRYAFHSSTKNMPGTIGLSFETTVLVTRDIMESLIANGVDKLVVISGHAGSSHMNALRQACAEIAERHDVKLMLLTDYDLAKQFPIDQKGDGHGGKLETSRMMDIAPELVKKAKKAGRYVSQGYMIVRDPERSMPDGFVGDAPRATAELGRELNSYIIDRLTDEVRSSFEVKK; from the coding sequence ATGCGCCTCGACTCCCTGTCGTCCGTCGAGTTCAAGACGGCCATGAAGAAGAAGCCCATCGTGTTCCTGCCCATCGGCGGGACGGAGGCGCACGGGTACCACCTCCCCCTGTGCACCGACTCGGTGCAGCCAGAGTACGTCGCCGACCTAGTCTCCGACAGGGTCGGGGGCCTGGTGGCCCCGCCCCTGCGCTACGCGTTCCATTCATCCACCAAGAACATGCCCGGGACCATCGGCCTGAGCTTTGAGACCACCGTACTGGTGACCAGGGACATCATGGAATCCCTGATCGCGAACGGCGTGGACAAGCTCGTGGTCATCAGCGGCCACGCCGGCTCGTCGCATATGAACGCTCTGCGGCAAGCGTGCGCCGAGATCGCGGAGCGGCATGACGTCAAGCTCATGCTGCTGACGGACTATGATCTGGCCAAGCAGTTCCCCATCGACCAGAAGGGCGACGGGCACGGCGGCAAGCTCGAAACGTCACGCATGATGGACATCGCCCCGGAGCTGGTCAAGAAGGCCAAGAAGGCGGGAAGGTACGTCAGCCAGGGGTACATGATAGTGCGCGACCCCGAGCGGTCCATGCCTGACGGCTTCGTCGGCGACGCTCCCCGCGCCACCGCCGAGCTGGGCCGGGAGTTAAATTCATACATCATCGACCGGTTGACCGACGAGGTAAGAAGCTCCTTCGAGGTAAAGAAATGA
- a CDS encoding class I SAM-dependent methyltransferase: MAGHRFPAEGRKRLNDENRRKRQPAEGIIERMAPSPNEVVADLGAGIGYISIPLASRVGKVFALDAQQDMLDEIMANAPFEVKGKIEAVKAELPKLPFEGSSLDRAILVNVAHEVEDKPLLVSELRRCLKKGGKLTIVDFPKKETSFGPPLHDRMSEEEMLAAFAPFKEVRRWSFPEFYQLELER; the protein is encoded by the coding sequence ATGGCAGGACATAGGTTCCCCGCAGAAGGGAGGAAGCGCCTGAACGACGAGAACCGCCGGAAGAGGCAGCCGGCCGAAGGCATAATCGAGAGAATGGCCCCCTCGCCGAACGAGGTGGTCGCCGACCTCGGGGCCGGCATTGGTTACATCTCCATCCCTCTAGCTAGCCGCGTGGGGAAGGTGTTCGCGCTGGACGCCCAGCAGGACATGCTAGATGAGATCATGGCCAACGCTCCATTCGAGGTGAAGGGGAAGATAGAGGCGGTCAAGGCCGAGCTGCCCAAGCTGCCGTTCGAGGGCTCCTCGCTCGACCGCGCCATCCTGGTCAACGTCGCCCACGAGGTCGAGGACAAGCCCCTGCTGGTGTCCGAGCTGCGCCGCTGCCTGAAGAAGGGCGGCAAGCTCACCATTGTCGATTTCCCCAAGAAGGAGACCAGTTTCGGTCCTCCTCTTCACGATCGAATGAGCGAGGAGGAGATGCTGGCTGCTTTCGCCCCCTTCAAAGAGGTCAGGAGATGGAGCTTCCCGGAGTTCTACCAGCTGGAGCTGGAGCGTTAG
- a CDS encoding NADH-quinone oxidoreductase subunit 5 family protein produces the protein MSELLTSLAILLLIVAPAIGGLACLVLGKLKPIGKVVAATSAVLFVAVAFLAFKVITDGPVTIMSADLPGLGALVLAIDLVLMAVFAVVAWRARNVLMGAFVAVQLVTLLLLESGLHDQAGMAILIDQLSVLVALITSVIGSIICLYAVKYMEHYRDHGRFFAVMLLFLGAMNGAVFSNDLVWLFMFWEVTTLCSFLLIGHTRTEQARASALTAALYTLGGGAALVLGAALCSHYFGTTYLDQLPAGEGIAGLALLPLALLALAAFTKSAQVPFQKWLLGAMVAPTPVSALLHSATMVNLGVYLLLRLSPSLSGTGYLVSIMGLVGAASFLITAVLAMTQSNAKRILAYSTVGNLGLIVACVGLDSSLALTAGMLFLLYHAISKALLFMSVGVAKEELGSEDIEAMEGLRDTLPAVAAGIFVGVFMMVLPPFGMFASKWLLSEAVASAPVLALLLVIGFGATVVYYAKWLGKVLTAGAGKGSSDRGRLPRRYIAALGATALIGVAATALIGAVVEYLASPFVSSVFEIQIAAGPGGLETPQGALPIFLLMIMAAVMAVLFLRRRRERQNDPIDVYTCGEGGETRTGSFYFWSEARVARLTRQGNLVAAVMLLAMTAVPLLEEVIG, from the coding sequence ATGAGCGAACTGCTAACGAGCCTCGCCATACTGTTGCTGATCGTTGCCCCCGCCATCGGCGGCCTTGCCTGTCTGGTCCTGGGAAAGCTAAAGCCCATCGGGAAGGTGGTAGCGGCGACATCGGCGGTCCTGTTCGTGGCCGTGGCATTCTTGGCATTCAAGGTGATCACGGACGGTCCCGTAACGATAATGTCCGCAGACCTCCCGGGGCTGGGGGCGCTGGTCCTGGCCATCGACCTCGTCCTCATGGCGGTCTTCGCTGTCGTCGCCTGGCGGGCCCGAAATGTACTAATGGGCGCCTTCGTGGCGGTCCAGCTCGTCACCCTGCTCCTCCTGGAGTCCGGCCTGCACGACCAGGCCGGGATGGCCATATTGATCGACCAGCTCAGCGTGCTGGTGGCCCTGATAACCTCGGTCATCGGCTCCATCATATGCCTCTATGCCGTGAAATACATGGAGCATTATCGGGACCACGGCCGCTTCTTCGCCGTCATGCTCCTCTTCCTGGGGGCCATGAACGGCGCGGTCTTCTCCAATGACCTGGTGTGGCTGTTCATGTTCTGGGAGGTCACCACGCTGTGCTCATTCCTGCTCATAGGGCACACCCGGACCGAGCAGGCCAGGGCCTCGGCCCTCACCGCCGCCCTCTACACCCTGGGAGGCGGGGCGGCGCTGGTCCTCGGGGCGGCGCTGTGCTCCCACTACTTCGGGACCACCTACCTGGACCAGCTGCCCGCGGGCGAGGGGATCGCCGGGCTGGCCCTGCTGCCCCTGGCCCTCCTGGCCCTGGCGGCGTTCACCAAGTCGGCCCAGGTGCCGTTCCAGAAGTGGCTCCTGGGAGCGATGGTGGCGCCGACCCCGGTCTCGGCGCTGCTGCACTCCGCCACAATGGTCAACCTGGGGGTCTACCTGCTCCTCCGCCTTTCCCCGAGCCTCAGCGGCACGGGATACCTGGTGAGCATCATGGGCCTCGTCGGGGCGGCCTCGTTCCTGATCACCGCGGTGCTGGCAATGACCCAGAGCAACGCCAAGAGGATCCTCGCCTATTCTACCGTCGGCAACCTGGGCCTGATCGTCGCCTGCGTGGGCCTGGACTCGTCGCTGGCCCTTACCGCCGGGATGCTCTTCCTGCTGTACCACGCGATATCCAAGGCCCTCCTGTTCATGTCCGTAGGGGTTGCCAAAGAGGAGCTCGGTTCGGAGGACATCGAGGCCATGGAAGGGCTTAGGGACACTCTGCCGGCGGTGGCGGCCGGCATCTTCGTGGGAGTGTTCATGATGGTCCTTCCCCCGTTCGGGATGTTCGCCTCGAAGTGGCTGCTGAGCGAGGCCGTCGCATCCGCTCCGGTCCTGGCGCTGCTCCTGGTCATAGGGTTCGGGGCCACCGTAGTGTACTATGCCAAGTGGCTGGGAAAAGTGCTCACGGCCGGTGCTGGGAAGGGGTCTTCGGACCGGGGTCGCCTTCCCCGCCGATACATCGCCGCGCTGGGAGCTACGGCGCTGATAGGGGTCGCCGCGACCGCGTTGATAGGTGCGGTGGTGGAGTACCTCGCCAGCCCCTTCGTCTCCTCGGTGTTCGAGATCCAGATCGCCGCGGGACCGGGGGGCCTGGAGACCCCCCAGGGGGCCCTGCCCATATTCCTGCTGATGATCATGGCCGCGGTCATGGCCGTCCTCTTCCTCCGTCGCCGCCGGGAGCGCCAGAATGACCCCATCGACGTCTACACCTGCGGCGAGGGCGGCGAGACCAGGACCGGCTCGTTCTATTTCTGGTCAGAGGCCAGGGTCGCCAGGCTGACCCGGCAGGGCAACCTGGTGGCCGCCGTCATGCTCCTGGCCATGACGGCGGTCCCCCTTCTTGAGGAAGTGATCGGATGA
- a CDS encoding NADH-quinone oxidoreductase subunit C — MNGHANSQAISQIREMAAQAETRLVTIVASEVGEGELELIYVLDRDGGLEMVRSRSGIDDELESLSPLFLGAENLEREIIDLLGARFEGLEGGFLLMPGGPTAPLRRAPTEG; from the coding sequence ATGAACGGACACGCGAACTCACAGGCGATATCACAGATACGGGAGATGGCCGCACAGGCGGAGACAAGGCTGGTGACCATCGTGGCCAGCGAGGTAGGCGAGGGCGAGCTCGAGCTCATATACGTGCTCGACCGCGACGGCGGGCTGGAAATGGTCCGGTCAAGGTCCGGGATCGATGACGAACTGGAGAGCCTCTCCCCTCTGTTCCTGGGGGCCGAGAACCTGGAGCGGGAGATCATCGACCTGCTGGGAGCGAGGTTCGAGGGACTTGAGGGCGGCTTCCTGCTGATGCCCGGAGGCCCGACCGCCCCGCTGCGGCGCGCCCCCACGGAGGGATGA